One Kribbella sp. NBC_00662 genomic region harbors:
- the kdpB gene encoding potassium-transporting ATPase subunit KdpB, with the protein MFDPKMLLTALPDAVRKLDPRVMVKNPVMFVVEVGAVASTIFAFTDSSVFVWWIVVWLWLTVIFANLAEAVAEGRGKAQAETLRRAKTETTARRLIGDREEEVPATQLKLGDLVVVEAGQIIPGDGDVVEGVASVDESAITGESAPVIRESGGDRSAVTGGTKVLSDRIVVKITTKPGESFIDRMIALVEGASRQKTPNEIALNILLASLTIVFLIATVTLPTFANYAHVDLNIVILVALLVCLIPTTIGALLSAIGIAGMDRLVQRNVLAMSGRAVEAAGDVNTLLLDKTGTITLGNRQAAEFIPVKGVTDTELADAAQLSSLADETPEGRSIVVLAKTGYGLRERHTGELPHATFVEFTAQTRMSGVDVDDRQIRKGAAGAVNAWINQRGGTIDTQLGEIVDGISASGGTPLVVAESINGKARPLGVIHLKDVVKEGMRERFDQMRAMGIRTVMITGDNQLTAKAIAEEAGVDDFLAEATPEDKMALIKREQEGGRLVAMTGDGTNDAPALAQADVGVAMNSGTSAAKEAGNMVDLDSNPTKLIEIVEIGKQLLITRGSLTTFSIANDVAKYFAILPALFASAYPGLDKLNIMGLHSPESAIVSAIVFNALVIVALVPLALRGVRYKPSSASAMLRRNLLIYGVGGLISPFVGIKLLDLVISLIPGLR; encoded by the coding sequence CTGTTCGACCCGAAGATGCTGCTCACCGCCCTGCCGGACGCGGTGCGCAAGCTCGACCCGCGGGTGATGGTGAAGAACCCGGTCATGTTCGTGGTCGAGGTGGGTGCGGTCGCGTCGACGATCTTCGCCTTCACCGACTCGAGTGTCTTCGTCTGGTGGATCGTGGTCTGGCTCTGGCTGACCGTGATCTTCGCCAACCTGGCCGAGGCCGTCGCGGAAGGCCGGGGCAAGGCCCAGGCCGAGACGCTGCGCCGGGCCAAGACCGAGACGACCGCCCGCCGGTTGATCGGCGACCGCGAGGAGGAGGTCCCCGCGACCCAGCTGAAGCTCGGCGACCTCGTGGTCGTCGAGGCCGGGCAGATCATCCCGGGCGACGGTGACGTCGTCGAGGGTGTCGCGAGTGTCGACGAGTCGGCGATCACCGGCGAGTCGGCCCCGGTCATCCGTGAGTCCGGTGGTGACCGGAGCGCTGTTACCGGTGGCACCAAGGTGCTGTCGGACCGGATCGTCGTGAAGATCACCACCAAGCCCGGTGAGAGCTTCATCGACCGGATGATCGCGCTGGTCGAGGGCGCGTCGCGGCAGAAGACGCCCAACGAGATCGCCCTGAACATCCTGCTGGCCAGCCTGACGATCGTGTTCCTGATCGCGACCGTGACGCTGCCGACCTTCGCGAACTACGCGCACGTCGATCTGAACATCGTGATCCTGGTGGCCCTGCTGGTCTGCCTGATCCCGACCACGATCGGCGCGCTGCTGTCGGCGATCGGTATCGCCGGCATGGACCGGCTGGTGCAGCGCAACGTACTGGCGATGTCCGGCCGTGCGGTCGAGGCTGCCGGCGACGTGAACACGCTGCTGCTGGACAAGACCGGCACCATCACGCTGGGCAACCGGCAGGCCGCGGAGTTCATCCCGGTCAAGGGTGTCACCGACACCGAGCTCGCCGACGCGGCACAGCTGTCCAGCCTCGCCGACGAGACGCCGGAAGGCCGGTCGATCGTCGTACTGGCGAAGACCGGATACGGACTGCGTGAGCGTCACACCGGAGAGTTGCCGCACGCAACCTTCGTGGAGTTCACCGCGCAGACCCGGATGAGCGGCGTCGACGTCGATGACCGGCAGATCCGCAAGGGTGCGGCCGGAGCGGTCAACGCCTGGATCAACCAGCGCGGCGGCACGATCGACACCCAACTCGGCGAGATCGTCGACGGTATCTCGGCCTCCGGTGGTACGCCGCTGGTCGTTGCCGAGAGCATCAACGGCAAGGCTCGTCCGCTCGGTGTCATCCACCTCAAGGACGTGGTCAAGGAAGGCATGCGGGAGCGGTTCGACCAGATGCGCGCGATGGGCATCCGGACCGTGATGATCACCGGTGACAACCAGCTGACCGCGAAGGCGATCGCCGAGGAGGCCGGGGTCGACGACTTCCTGGCCGAGGCGACGCCCGAGGACAAGATGGCGCTGATCAAGAGGGAGCAGGAGGGCGGCCGGCTGGTCGCGATGACCGGTGACGGCACCAACGACGCGCCGGCGCTGGCCCAGGCCGATGTCGGCGTGGCGATGAACTCCGGCACCTCGGCCGCGAAAGAGGCCGGCAACATGGTCGACCTCGACTCGAACCCGACCAAGCTGATCGAGATCGTCGAGATCGGCAAGCAGTTGCTGATCACCCGCGGATCGCTGACCACGTTCTCGATCGCGAACGACGTGGCCAAGTACTTCGCGATCCTGCCGGCGCTGTTCGCCTCGGCGTACCCGGGACTGGACAAGCTCAACATCATGGGGCTGCACTCGCCGGAGTCGGCGATCGTGTCGGCCATCGTGTTCAACGCGCTGGTGATCGTCGCGCTGGTGCCGCTGGCGCTGCGCGGGGTCCGGTACAAGCCGTCGTCGGCCTCGGCGATGTTGCGCCGGAACCTGCTGATCTACGGCGTCGGCGGTCTGATCAGCCCGTTCGTCGGAATCAAACTCCTGGACCTGGTGATCTCCTTGATCCCCGGTCTCCGCTGA
- the kdpC gene encoding K(+)-transporting ATPase subunit C, translated as MASNLPGSVRQFGVALRALLVFTAILGIVYPLVMTGVAQAVFHSNANGSIVKVNGKDVASDLIGQAYTMDSGKKDADGKAIMVADPKWFQTRPSAVDYDGMGSAASQYGPNNPDLVKLVEQRRQDVAKLEGVDPSQVPPDAVTASGSGLDPDISPAYAALQVNRVARERRLPVEKVQQLVKDNTKGRTLGFLGEPVVNVVTLNNALAALG; from the coding sequence ATGGCAAGCAATCTGCCCGGCTCGGTCCGGCAGTTCGGGGTGGCGCTACGGGCGCTGCTCGTGTTCACGGCGATCCTCGGGATCGTCTACCCGCTGGTGATGACCGGGGTCGCGCAGGCCGTCTTCCACAGCAACGCGAACGGGTCGATCGTCAAGGTCAACGGCAAGGACGTCGCCTCCGACCTGATCGGCCAGGCGTACACGATGGACTCCGGCAAGAAGGATGCCGACGGCAAGGCGATCATGGTCGCGGACCCGAAGTGGTTCCAGACCCGGCCGTCCGCGGTCGACTACGACGGGATGGGCAGCGCGGCCTCGCAGTACGGGCCGAACAACCCGGACCTGGTCAAGCTGGTCGAACAGCGCCGGCAGGACGTCGCCAAGCTCGAGGGCGTCGACCCGTCGCAGGTACCGCCGGACGCGGTCACCGCGAGCGGCAGCGGCCTCGACCCGGACATCAGCCCGGCGTACGCCGCTCTGCAGGTCAACCGGGTCGCCCGTGAGCGGAGACTGCCGGTGGAGAAGGTCCAGCAGCTGGTGAAGGACAACACGAAGGGCCGCACGCTGGGCTTCCTCGGCGAGCCGGTCGTCAACGTTGTCACGCTCAACAACGCACTGGCTGCGCTGGGCTGA